The genomic segment TGAGCAGAAAATCGCCCAGTGGGCCGATGTATTTCATTATGGTCTGGTGGATACGGAAAGCGAGGGGCGCAGCGCGGGAGAATGGCTCAATACGCAAAATGTAGATTTAGTGTTTTGCCATGCCGCTACGTATTCAACCAGCTCGACGGTATTGCCAATCCATCTAATCAATAAAGCGCCGGTCGTGTTTCTTAATTTGCAGCCGACCGAGCGAATGAATTATGAAGGTTCGACGACAGGAGAATGGCTGGCGCACTGCGGCGCTTGTCCGGTTCCGGAGTTTGCTAATGCGTTTAATCGTGCCGGTATACCATTTAAAGTTGTAAATGGCTTGCTGGGACTAGATTATACACCGGATATTTCGCTGACGAATGAGGGAACGAGCGGGCGTAAGGAAGCTGTACGCGCCTGGCGTGAGATTGAGGAATGGGTAAGGGCGGCGGGTGTTCCGCGCACGCTGCGACATAGCCGCTTCGGTTTTCTTGGCAATACGTACAGCGGCATGCTGGACATGTATAGCGATTTTACGATGATTCAGGCTCAGACCGGCCTTCATATAGAGGTGCTGGAAATGTGCGATTTGGATCGCATACTAAGGTCGGTTACGCCGCAGGAAACGAAGCGCAAGCGGGATGAAGTGCTGGCGATGTTCCAGCTCAGCGGCGATTCTCCTTCTGATCCAATTGCCAGAAAACCGACGGAGGAGCAGCTTGAATGGTCGTGCAAGGTGGCGGCAGCGCAGGAAAAGCTCGTACGCGAATATGGTCTGGATGCGCTAACCTATTATTATCATGGTGCGCCGGGCGGTGAATACGAGCAGCTGCAAGGCGGCTTTATTGTGGGGCATTCTTTGCTGACAGCCAGAGGCATTCCTTGCTCGGGAGAAGGGGATTTGAAGACGGCTGTCGCTATGAAAATATGCGATATTCTCGGCACAGGCGGCAGCTTCTCGGAAATCGTCGTTGTCGATTACGTTGATGAAACGATTTTGCTTGGGCATGATGGGCCGTTTCATATTGCGATATCTGAGGGGAGACCTGTATTGCGCGGCATGGGGCTCTTTCATGGCAAACAGGGAACAGGCGTATCCGTTGAAGCGAAGGTACGAACGGGACCGATTACGACGCTGAACTTGACCCAGACAGGAGATGGCAGGCTTAAACTGATCAGCAGCGAGGCGGAGTCTACGAACGGCCCGATTATGCGTATTGGCAATACGCAGACGCCAGTAAAATTCAAGCAGCATCCAGACGATTATATGACGGCATGGTTTGCCGAAGCGCCGACCCATCACTGCGCCATGTCGATCGGACATAATGCCTCGCTGTTCAGCAAGGTTGCGGAGCTCATGCAGATCAAGCATGTGGCGCTGGGTTAGACGTTAGCTAACAAATATTCAGCTGGTATGACAGTTGCGCTGTCTCTTAGCAACAGCAGCTTTGTTGCTTATCCTTGCTTTTAAAGGCATACAAAATAAAGGAGCCATCCCTGAGGAGGCTCCTTTATTTTGTACGCCTAATATTCGAACACCTAGTTATTATTTGACTATGAATGAAGGAGCGTTAAGGTTAAGCAGCGGTGCGATTAAACTTTCGGCGCGTCAAGCTGCGCCTTAATGCCTTCCTTCGCCTCTTCAGCCTTCTCTGATACTGAACCAATGATATGCTCGGCGCTTTGCTTTGCATGGTCGGCTACGTCGCAGGCCTCATCGCGAACCGTAGTGGCGATGCTTTGCGTTTTGTTGCCTATCGTAGAAACGAGATCGCTAGTTTTCTCGCTAATGTTGGAAGCCAGGCGACCTGTTTTTTGGGTTAAATCGGAGCAGGTATTGGAAAGAGATTTTCGCAGCTCGGAGCCTGATTTCGGAGCAAGCAGCAGGGCCGACAAAGCGCCGAGCGCACCTCCAATAAGAATTCCCGCGAGCAGTCCGTTTGATTTTGCTTCATTTACAGGGTTTGACATATTAATCCTCTCCTCTTATCTGGTTATCGTCTCTCATGTCACTAAGTAACCTGCCTGGCTGTTTTTGAAACAAGCTTTAAGATGTGAAGTGGCAACCAAACTAGGCGGAGGGATCATTTTATATAGGAATGGAATGGCATTATCGTTTATGATATAACTACTAGAGCGTTTCACTTTGAAAAAAAAGGTTGATTAAGTTGTAGCAACGAAAGGAGCGCGAACATATGCGAATTGCAATTGTGGACGACAACGCTACGAATTTGCTCATAATAGAGAAAATACTGCAAAAAGCCGGATACACGAAATTAGCAACAGCCTCCTCAGCGATGGAGCTGTTTGATATTTTGGAGCTGGATGAGCCGAATGCGACGGAACAGCCGGTTTCTCTCATTCTAATGGATTTAATGATGCCGGGCATCGATGGCATTGAAGCGTGCAGGCGCATTCAGGAAAGCGAGCGTTACCGCGATATTCCGGTTATTTTTGTTACGGCGCTCGGGGATTCCAACAAGCTGGCGGAAGCGCTGGACGCGGGAGCGATCGATTATGTGATGAAGCCGATTAATAAGGTCGAGCTTCTGGCTCGCATTCGCTCGGCGCTTCGTCTTAAATATGAAAAGGATTGGCATAAGGAGCGCGATCAGCGGATTTCCTTCGAGCTGAATTTGGCGAAGCAGGTGCAGCGCAGCATATTAAGCGATCCGATAGACAATGAACGGGTAAAAATCGATGCGATTTATCGGCCGTCCTCCGAGCTGGCAGGCGACTTTTATGCCTGGTATTGCTTAGGCGGCGGAAAATATGGCGTGATTTTGCTTGATATGATGGGCCATGGCATTTCTTCCTCGCTAGTGTGCATGTATATTTATTCGGCGCTGCAGGATACGATCAAAAGCATTTCCGATCCCGAGCTCGTCGTGCTTGAGCTGAACCGGAGAATGATGCAGCTGCAAGGCTCGAATCAACTGATGAACTATTATTTTACAGCTATCTATTATGTGCTGGATACGAAGGAGCAAACGATTGAGTACGTCAATGCGGGGCATCCCGCTGGCATCGCCTTTGTGGACCAAAAACCGCAGCTGCTGACGGAAGGCTGCTGCGCCTTAGGATTTTTTGATAACATTGAAGTGAAAAAAGGCAGCATTTCTTATCGCAACCAAGTGAAAATCGTGCTTTATACCGATGGTCTGCTGGATCAGCTTGCCAAAGGACAAGAGGATGACGTTCAGCAGCTGCAAGCAAGGCTGGGTGAAGACGGGGAACAGCTTGAGGATCATGTGCTGAATTTGTTCGAGGGTTTAGGACAGGTAAGCCAGCAGGACGATATATGCCTCGTGACGGTCGAGACAAAATTAAAGGCGTAATAGATAGCACGAGCGAGATGCAAATAAAAAAAATGATAGGCCCAAAGCTGGCAGCAAGCTTTTACGGAAAAATAATTTTGAAATCGTTGCTCGCCAGCTGTTTCAATCAATCCCAAACGGTTTAATAAAAGGATATCTGACTATTTCAGCAGATGCTGGTTTTGTTATGAACAGCATGATTGGCTGCATATCCCTTCATTGTAAACGTAGGCATGATAAACGTAATAGTCGCTTTCATCCCGCAAGCGGCAAGCAGGCAGCTGATCTTTCAGGCCCTCAGTTCTCCGCTTGTGCAGTGAAGGTGATATTGATATGATCTATTTAAAATTTGCCTTGGGAGTGTGTTCAATGACGTTAAACAAATTTCAGGCCGTTATTCATGAAACGGATAGCGCGATAATTGTACAAGTAGGCGGTGAGCTTGATTTGGCCGCAGCGCCTGAGCTGCGCTCCCTGCTTGAAACGGTTGTCAATCGTACGGAGAAAACGCTGGTTCTTGATACGGAGCGCCTTGCTTATATCGATAGTACAGGTATCGGCATCGTGGTGTCGGTCATTAAAGCGCGTGATGAGAAGAAAGCCGAATTTATCGTTAAAAATATTCCAAGAAGCATTAAGCGGCTATTTGATATTACAGGCATTTCAGGTTATATCAACGAAGGGACCGTAAGCTAAGCATGAAGCGTATTGTGATGCAAATACCGGCGGACGCACAATATTTGGATATCGTGAGGCTTGGCCTGTACGGTATTGCTTCTAAAATGGGTTTTTCGTACGAGGATATCGAAGATATGAAGGTTGCTGTGGGAGAAGCTTGCAATAACGCTGTTTTACACTATACGCCACATCAAGCGGGCGAGCGGGAGGCGGCCGAGGCTGTTGAGGCCGCTGAGGACGAGCTCCAAATTATAGTAGAATTTGAAGTGCTGCCAGATAGCTTGACGATTAAAATTACGAATAGCGGAGCAGGATTTGAAGCTGGCGCCTATATGGAAAAGGCAGGGCCGCTCGAAGGTGAAGATACGAGCGGTTTGGAAGTTGGCGGACTGGGCTTGTATTTAATGCAAGCGCTAATGGATGAGGTTAATATACATTCCGCCGAATGTACGCAGGTTGTCATGACCAAGCGCCTTCTGCCGCTGCAATAACACATAACCACGACTAAGGCATGGGACGCCCCGGCAAGTCGTGGTTTTCTTTTTTCTATCGCTAGCCGGCAGTTGTTTCATTCCTTGTGGAGCAGGGTAACTTAAACGTAACAAGAAGCACAAGGAAAGTAAGGGAGGTTATGCTTATGCTATGGGAAATAGGGGTTTTGATAGCGGCAATTGCTTTTGCAATACTCGTTTATTATGTGATAGAGGCGCTTAGATCGCTTAAGTATTCTCTTGATGAGATGAGGGTAACTTTAGTCGAAGTGAAGCATGAGATATCGGCAATCGGTACAGAGGTGAAAGGGGTCGTTCAAACGACAAACTCTGTTGCAGATGATGTAAATATGAAGCTCAAATCGCTTGATTCGCTGTTTGGCTCGCTGGATGATGTAGGCCATGTCGTTCAGGAAGCGACCTCGGCGGTTAAGGAATCGGCTGTCGCACTCATTTCCTCTGTGAAAACAGGGCAGAAGATGCGGAAAGAAAGAGCCGTCGTACAAGCCAAAGCGGAAGCAGCAAGGCCGAAAGTGGCAGTGAATAGCACGAAGACGGAATTAATTGCCCAAGGTGCAACGCTTGCGGCGAAGGTGCTGCAGATGCTTGTAGAGCGTAAAGCCAATACGGCAGCAGCAGACAACGTATCCAGGCCAACTGCTATGCCTAATACAGCTTCAAGCAGACAGTAAACAGATCTTTTTCAGCATGACGTACAGAACTTAACATTTTACTGTAGAAAGGAAAGAATGGCTGATATGAAAACATCGGTGCAGTTGACAATTCCAGCGGAGGCAGATTATCTTGATATCGTAAGATTGACCTTATATGGTCTTGCCGTTAAATTAGGTTTTGAATATGAGCAAATTGAAGATATGAAGGTAGCTGTGGGCGAGGCGTGCAATAACGCGATTATACATGGCTATGAGCATCGCGGCTCGGGCGAGCTTCATGTAAGTTTTGAACAGCAGCTTGACGGCTTGAAAATTTGCGTTCGTGACAATGGAACCAGCTTTAATTATGAACAGGCTGTCAATCGCACAGCGGGAGCGCTTCATGCGACGAGGCTTAGCGAGGCTCCAATTGGAGGACTTGGCCTATATATGATGCAAGCGCTCATGGATCATGTGGAAGTGAATACGACTAGCGGTACGGAGGTCATTCTTACCAAACTGCTTGGCAGAAAAGAGGAGATGGCATGAGTACAAAACCCTCCTCCAAAGCTCCAAGCGAAATAGCCGCATTCATGCAAACTTACCGTGATGAAGGTTGTAATGAAGCGGCTACGGCGCTGCTGGTGCATTATGAGGATATCGTTCGGATGGCTGCTGGCAAAATGTCTCGCAGCCGCCCGGATTTATATGAGGATTTATATCAGGTAGGCCAAATGTCGCTGCTGCGGCTCTTTAAACAATATGACCCTTCAATCGGTATTCCGTTTGAAGGTTATGCGATGAAAAGCGTTATTGGCAACTTGAAAAATTATTTGCGTGACCGCTCTTGGTATATTCAAGTGCCTAGACGTGTAAAGGAAAAGGGCAGCATGCTTCAGCATGCGATTGATGAGCTGACGGTAAAGCTGGAACGCTCGCCGAAAGTGGAGGAAATCGCCGCCCATTTGGAGCTTACGCAGGAAGAGACGATTGAAATTTTGGCAGGGCGTGATTATTATCATTACACATCGCTTGATACGCCGTTGACGAGCGAAGGGGATGGCGCTTCTATTGGCGATCTCATTGCGAATCCGTCCGATGAATTTAAAGCGCTTGATATGAAGCTGGATATAGGTGAAGCAATGAAAAGCCTTAAGGAAGAAGAACAGACCGTCATCCATTTAATCTATCAGGAAGGCCAGTCGCAGCGAATGATAGCCGATAAGCTTGGCGTTTCGCAAATGAGCGTTTCCCGTATCCAGAAGCGCGCGATTGAGAAGCTGCGGGCATGGCTGTAGGTTCCTCCAAGTGCCTCGTTTCCTTGCCATACTCTTAACAATGATGATAGAGTTATAGGTATGGTGGGAATGGAGGAATGACATATTTGGCGTTCGATACGCTTTACGATAAGAGCGAAAATTTTATTAGGCTACCTTAGCATTTTATTATGTTTAGCTGTTGCAATTGTCATTATTGTTACCCGGATAAACGCTTTGCAGAGCGAAATCAATTTCATTGCAGATCACGACATTGCCGTTCATGAAATGGTCGATCAGCTTGAAATCAATATGCTGGATATGCAAAATGGGCAGCGCGGCTACGTCATCAGTGGTGACGAGAAGTATTTGGTTCCCTATAACGATGCCAATTTAATATGGGGGAGCAATTACAATGCGCTCCATGAGCTATTGAATGATAATCCTGCCCAACAGGCAAATTTAGAGGAAATTAAAGCGAATATTGAGCAATGGGGCAAGTTTGCCGGACAGCCCGTTGTCCAACTGCGTAAAGAAAACAAGATGGATGCGATTCGTACTTATTACGCTAGCGATCTCGGCAAGGAGATTGTGGAAAAGGTGCGTACCCAGCTGGATCAGCTTCGTACTTCGGAGAAGGCGCTTACGAAGCAAAGGGTGGAGGCGCTCTCACAAAATAATCTCAATTTGCAATATATATTATTTATTGCATTTGCGTTAGTGACGATTAGCGCGATTGCTGCTGCTGTATTCGTCTCAGGCGCCATCGTTCGTACGATTAGGGATGTCAAACATACGATTCGCAGCATCATTGCTTCAGAAGGCGATATTAATGAGCGTATTCGGGTGAATACGAAGGATGAAATTCGCGAGCTAGCCGAGGCGACCAATGAATTGCTCGACAACGTCAATGAAGAAAGCTGGGTACAGAAGCGTACCGTGGAGGTAGCGGATATGTATCAGGGCTTTAAGCATATTACTGATCTGTCCGAAGCCTTTGTCTATCAAGTAACGCCGATGCTGGATGCTACTTATAGCGCCATTTATTTGCGCCATGTCCAAAATGGCGTAACTACCTATGTGAAGACGGCCTCCTTTGCAGGGCATGAGCATGCGATCGAAGCAGCTGTAAGCTTCAAGCCTGGAGAAGGAATTGCTGGCCAATGTGTCGTTGACAAACGGCTGTATCATCTGACTGATTTGCCAATGGGATATGTGAAAGTCCGTTCTTCCTTAGGGGAGGCTTCTCCACGAAGCTTGCTGGTAGCTCCGATTTTCTTCGAGGGCAAAGTGCTGGCGGTTGTGGAGTTTGCCTCCTTAGGAACGTTCGACGACAAGCATCTTACGCTTATTAAAGCGCTGCAGGAAAGCCTTGGCGTAGCTATAAACAGCGTCGTAGGCCGTATGGAAATCGAGCGTCTGCTCAATGAATCGCAAATGCTGACCGAGGAGCTGCAGGCGCAGTCCGAGGAATTGCAGGCACAGTCTGAGGAAATGCAAATGCAGCAGGAGCAGCTCCGCCTGACGAACGACTATTTGCAGGAGCAGCGGGACTTGGCTGAGCAGCGCAATACCCAGCTGGAGCAGACGAAGCACGAGCTTGAGGATTATTCGGAGAAGCTTGTGCAGAGCTCGCAATATAAGACGGATTTTCTGGCCAATATGTCGCATGAGCTGCGTACGCCGCTAAACAGCATTTTGATTTTGTCGCAGATGCTTTATGAGAATGAAAATAAGACGATGACGGAGGAAGAGCAGCATTATTCCCACGTCATCCATTCGGCGGGCAAAGATTTGCTTAGCCTGATCGACGATATTTTGGACTTATCGAAAATCGAAGCCGGCAAGCTGGAAGTGACGATCGATGATGTCAATATGACAGAAATTCCAATGCTGATGCGCCAGCTATTCGATCCCGTAGCGGAGAAAAAACAGCTTCCCTTCGTTACTGTCTTCGATGAGCAAGCACCGCCTATTATCTCGACGGACGGTCACCGCTTGCAGCATATTTTGAAAAATCTGCTGTCTAATGCCTTTAAGTTTACAGATAGCGGTTCCGTGCGCCTCCGTATTTCTTCTGTGGAACAAGCACGAATGCTGGAGCTGTATAATGGCGAGGCGCCATCCGATACGATGATTGCCATTTCGGTAAGCGACAGCGGCATTGGCATTTCGCCAGACAAGCAAGCGATTATTTTCGAAGCGTTCCAGCAAGCCGATGGGACGACGAATCGCCAATATGGCGGTACGGGCCTAGGCTTATCCATCTGCCGTGAATTTACCCGCCTGCTTGGAGGCAGGCTGCAGCTTGAGAGCGTGGAGGGCGAGGGAAGCACGTTTACATTGTATTTGCCAAGCTTGAATGAAGAGTTTGCAGCGTTCAGCCAGGAAATGCTGAATAGCCGTGACCAGTCGGCAGCTGGTGCCAATACCGTAATATGGCTTGCATCTGATGATGCTGGAAGCGACTCTAATCAACTGCATGATGAAGGACTTAGCGAGGAAGAAGCGGCGCAGCTAAAAGCTCATATGGAGGATACGCGGCTATTTGAGGGGAAACGGGTGCTGCTCGTCGATGACGACGACCGCAATGTGTTTGCTCTTAAGACGGCGCTTACCAGCAAAGGGGTTATCGTGGAGTCGGCCAGCAACGGCAAGCTCGGCTTGGAGCTTTTGAATAAACAACCTGATTTTGATATTATTCTTATGGATATTATGATGCCGGTTATGGATGGATTGGAAGCTATACGCAGCATCCGCAGCAATCCGATGCTGAAAGAGCTGCCGATTATTGCGCTCACAGCGAAAGCGATGAGAAATGATCGGGAGCGCTGCATGCAGGCGGGCGCCTCGGATTATATTAGCAAGCCGCTCCAAATGGAGCAGCTTTACTCGCTGCTGCGCGTATGGATGACGAAGCAGGAGGGCCGATGAATCAAGAAGTGGAGAACGTAGAGCTGGAATTATTTTTAGAAGGCATCTACCGTTATTATGGATTTGACTTTCGGCATTACATTCGTTCGTCTCTCTTGCGGCGGATTCAAAATCGGTTGCGAATAGAAGGCATTCCTACGATTACGAGATTGCTTGATCAGGTGCTTCGGGATAAAGAAATGCTGGACAAGGTGCTGCATGATTTCTCCATTAGAGTAACCGAAATGTTTCGGGACCCTGGGTTTTTCCGCGCTCTGCGCCAAGAGGTGATTCCTTATTTGCGGGGGCTTCCGGAAATAAGAATATGGCATGCTGGCTGTGCGACAGGCGAAGAGGTTTATTCTATGGCGATTTTGCTCAAGGAGGAAGGCCTCACGCAGCGCAGCAAAATTTATGCGACCGATATGAGCGAGAGCGCGATTGAGAAGTGCCAGCGCGGTGCATACCCGCTAAAGCAAATGCAAATTTATACGAAAAATTATATGGAAGCGGGCGGAATGATCGCCTTTTCCGAATATTACCAAACGGATCATCAATATGCTTATTTTTTGCCGGAGCTGCGGGATAATATTATGTTCGCCCAGCATAACTTGGTGACGGATGGCTCGTTCAATGAGTTTCATCTAATCATTTGCCGCAATGTGATGATTTATTTCGACACCACCTTGCAGCAGCAAGTCCATAAGCTATTTTATAGCAGCTTGGCGGCAGAGGGATTTCTTGGATTGGGAAATAAGGAGTCCATTGTCCAACTGGATAAGCATTTGCAATATGCCGAATTTAATCCGAATGAGCGGATCTATCGCAAAGCAGCATTAGGCGGAGAGGCCGCAAAATAGGCTTTATAATGAAAAGAGCGGCTTGTCTGCTCTTTTTTTGTGTTATATAATTTTTTTGCCAATAAGTAAAAAAGGCAGGGATGCTATCAAAGATTGTCGAATACTTTAGGAGAAATGGGCTAGTGATGAATTTTCGAAGCTTTGAGGTGCAGGAATGAGAGAAGTATTGGGATACGCAAGGTTCATCGTATTATTCTTCGTTTTATCCATCTGTTTAATGGTTCCTCGAGCTTTTGCGAGCTCTCCTCCTCCACCAATAACATATATTGATCAATGGTATATTCAATGGCTAGATGAGGCAAGTCAGGAGCCGGTGCTCGCAGATGTGATGGATCAGGAGCACAGTGATAGATGGATCTTGGCAGCAGGCAATGATCGGCTAACCGCTAAGCCGGAAGGCTTTAACTCCGCTTGGATCAAGATTGAGGTTCCTGAGTTGAATTGGGAAAACCCAGGTATTATGCTGGACGTGAACTTTGCGCAGCAAATTCGTATTTTTAATGACGGTTATCTTATTTATGAGGATGAGCGAAACTACGGTTATGAGACGAACAATATTTTGCTGAAGCTGTCTCCTCATTATTACAATAAGCCGATATACATCTATTTAAAAGGCAATGCAGATGCAAGCTCGCTCGGAATCGATGGGAGCGTGAAGCTTGGCGATTTCCAAAGCATGAATTCTAAATATTTGCAGAAAAATATTTTGGATATTATTTTAGGCGGCACGCTTGTATTTGTATCGATTTCATTGCTTATATGCATGCTGTTTGTGAATAAAATATATTGGCCAGGCTGGAATTCGTTATGTCTCCTCATGCTGTCGATTGGGGTAATGACATTGACGATTTCCCCGTATTTGTATGCGTTTTTCGGCAAATCCAGCCGGGTGTATTATTATTTGTTTGATATATCCTCGACGTTTATTATGACCTGGATCTTTTTATTTTTTGAGCAAATCATTAGTAAAGGCACAAGCCGGATCTTAAAATATTGCTTGCGTGTCCAACTAGTCATCTCTATTGGCAGCTTCGCATGGCTGCTGCTGAGCGTCCTGCTAGGCGGAAGGGTCTTGCATTATTATGAGAGCATCGTTCCGCTCATCTTTGCTTCGTCCGTCATGATTGGCAATATCATTTTGATCTCGGTGCTTGCTTTTTATTGTGTGAAGCGAAACCGGGAAAGCATTATTATTTCCGCAGGCTTTGCGCTGTTTGCGCTAACGGTAGTGTCCGAACTGGGTATTTATTTTACGCACAAAGATTATGAAATGTTTTATTGGAAATGGGGAACGCTGTTTTTCCTCTTTTCTTTAATTGTGGTGCTGATCCGGCGGATTATTAATAATTATGAGCAAATGCTGCTGTACTCCCGAAAGCTGGAAGTCTTCAATAATGAGCTGCAGCGTTCAGAAAAAATGGAAATTATTAGCCAGCTCGCTGCATCGGTTGCCCATGAAGTGCGCAATCCGCTGCAGGTGACACGCGGCTTTCTCCAGCTGATTGGCCACCGTTCCGCTGATCAGAAGGATAAAAACTATATGCTGCTTGCTATCGACGAATTGGATCGGGCCTCCAGCATCATTACGGACTTTTTGACCTTTGCCAAGCCTCAGGTTGAAATGACGACGATACTGAATATAGCCGAGGAATTGGGGCAAATTGAAGCGATTTTATCTCCGCTTGCTACGATCCAAGGTGGAGAATTGCGGGTAGAGTCGAATTTTGAACTGTATGTGCGGGGGAATTCCTCTAAATTCAAGCAAGCGATTATTAATATTGTGAAAAATAGCATCGAAGCGCTGCCGACAAAGGGAAGCATTGACATTATTGCCTATCAGGAAGATTCCACCGTCATTATTCGCATTAGCGATAATGGAGTCGGGATGGAAGAGAGCGAGCTGGAAAGATTGGGCGAGCCGTATTTCTCCAATAAGTCCAAAGGTACGGGGCTAGGGCTGATGGTGACCTTCCGCATTATCGAAGTGATGAACGGCCGGATCTATTTTAACAGCATAAAAGGTGTAGGCACGGAAGCGTTCGTAAGTTTGCCTATAGCAGAAATTCAATAAAAGCGCCTTGCCGTCCCGGCAGGGCGCTTGATTTATGACTGTACGTAGAGGTTTACTTCCAAGGTGGGGATGCGACAGCCGGTTGTGAGCTATCAGCAGGGCTGACAGGAATTACGAGATAGTAGCTGTTTGTTTGTTCTTCAACTGCTGTTACTTCAACGTCTTCTGGAATTTCAACTTGAAACGCCTCTTTAATAGCGGCACGTGGATCAGCAAGGAGCTGCTTCTTGAAAGCCTCATCTTCCCATGCTTTCTGAATAATTTGCTGTCGTAAATTGTTTTCGCTGCTCATACTTTTCCACCTTTCTAGTATTATGTATAAGTTCCATTTACATATTGTAACATGAAATTTCGACAAAAACTACTATATATTTTCAGAAAATACTGTTGATTATAATCGTATTTTGGCGAATTTCGTCATGCAAGTGTTTGGAAAAGTCCGCCTTCCATCTGTTTTTGTCGAGCTAGCTCTATATTTTGGGCATCCTTTGCGAGAGAAGCGGTGATGGACGCATGAAATGCCAGCAAATGACCAGCCTTAAGGCCTAATTGTTGATGGGCTTGCTCAAATTGGCAAGCGAGCTCCGCATAGTCCGTTAGTAGCCCCTGTACATATATTGCTTTCCTCACTTTACTGACCGTAATAGGCGACTGCTCCTGCCATTTATCCATGAAAAACGCTAGTAATCCGTTATAGCTTCCATCTGCCAAATCAGCTTCCCAATCCGTCCAATCATCGGCCATCTGGAGCGCGACGAGTACATAATCAACAGCTCGTTCCACTGCTGGTATGAAGGCATGCTGGCCCGAGAGGAGCAGGGCTCCGGTGCTGGCTATTTTCACGAGGGACGACTTTAAAGCGGTGCGAAGCGGATCGGTATTAAAATAATCTTCAGCGGACTCATGAGCTACGCCAATCGACCAATCGGCCATGTAGCGGTCGTAATACTCCCAAAACCTAGAGTCAGAGGTGTGAAGTCGGTGCAGAACACCGTACATCTGCGTATAAAATAAATGGCTCAATGCCAGCTTCTGTCTGCTTTCTACACTCCCCGTATCCATCACTTCATCCACAATGAAAAAATGCAGCAAGCCGAATACATTGGCAAGCGCAAGCTGCTCGCATTGCTCCTCGGTCACAGAGGCCATTTCCGTCATCCAATAGGGCAGCAAATAGCCGATATAGTTCTGGTGGCCGCTGCGATGCAGAGGATTAATATGCGTGATATATGCTTGTCCCGTTTGATTTAGCGGTTCGGGAAATTTTGCCGTTATTTGCTGCGCTTTGCTGAAAACAGCTTGCAGGCTGGATTCAAAAGGGGTGATAAATGACATGGGATCATAGTCCTCTTATCTTGATATAATAGGCTTAAAGGCTTATAAAACAATATGTTTTCCAGTATTATACTTTGTTTTGGCGGTTGAAGATAGAGGGGAAGTTAAGTAAAATGTAGAAACTTGGAACTTTTTTGTGGAAAAACGATAAAAAGAGCGCGGAGAATGCCGAAGGGAGGCGCCAATGGGACAAAACGGGCTTTTAATGAAACCAGTCGTTCCGATTTTGCGAATTTTTGATGAAGCACATGCTAAAGCGTTTTATATGGAT from the Paenibacillus sp. BIHB 4019 genome contains:
- a CDS encoding L-fucose/L-arabinose isomerase family protein, encoding MSLLTPIKPARKPRIGMYSVGLRAYWEQFPGLRERLEQYGAFIEQKIAQWADVFHYGLVDTESEGRSAGEWLNTQNVDLVFCHAATYSTSSTVLPIHLINKAPVVFLNLQPTERMNYEGSTTGEWLAHCGACPVPEFANAFNRAGIPFKVVNGLLGLDYTPDISLTNEGTSGRKEAVRAWREIEEWVRAAGVPRTLRHSRFGFLGNTYSGMLDMYSDFTMIQAQTGLHIEVLEMCDLDRILRSVTPQETKRKRDEVLAMFQLSGDSPSDPIARKPTEEQLEWSCKVAAAQEKLVREYGLDALTYYYHGAPGGEYEQLQGGFIVGHSLLTARGIPCSGEGDLKTAVAMKICDILGTGGSFSEIVVVDYVDETILLGHDGPFHIAISEGRPVLRGMGLFHGKQGTGVSVEAKVRTGPITTLNLTQTGDGRLKLISSEAESTNGPIMRIGNTQTPVKFKQHPDDYMTAWFAEAPTHHCAMSIGHNASLFSKVAELMQIKHVALG
- a CDS encoding YtxH domain-containing protein; translated protein: MSNPVNEAKSNGLLAGILIGGALGALSALLLAPKSGSELRKSLSNTCSDLTQKTGRLASNISEKTSDLVSTIGNKTQSIATTVRDEACDVADHAKQSAEHIIGSVSEKAEEAKEGIKAQLDAPKV
- a CDS encoding fused response regulator/phosphatase, whose protein sequence is MRIAIVDDNATNLLIIEKILQKAGYTKLATASSAMELFDILELDEPNATEQPVSLILMDLMMPGIDGIEACRRIQESERYRDIPVIFVTALGDSNKLAEALDAGAIDYVMKPINKVELLARIRSALRLKYEKDWHKERDQRISFELNLAKQVQRSILSDPIDNERVKIDAIYRPSSELAGDFYAWYCLGGGKYGVILLDMMGHGISSSLVCMYIYSALQDTIKSISDPELVVLELNRRMMQLQGSNQLMNYYFTAIYYVLDTKEQTIEYVNAGHPAGIAFVDQKPQLLTEGCCALGFFDNIEVKKGSISYRNQVKIVLYTDGLLDQLAKGQEDDVQQLQARLGEDGEQLEDHVLNLFEGLGQVSQQDDICLVTVETKLKA
- a CDS encoding STAS domain-containing protein, encoding MTLNKFQAVIHETDSAIIVQVGGELDLAAAPELRSLLETVVNRTEKTLVLDTERLAYIDSTGIGIVVSVIKARDEKKAEFIVKNIPRSIKRLFDITGISGYINEGTVS
- a CDS encoding ATP-binding protein, whose protein sequence is MKRIVMQIPADAQYLDIVRLGLYGIASKMGFSYEDIEDMKVAVGEACNNAVLHYTPHQAGEREAAEAVEAAEDELQIIVEFEVLPDSLTIKITNSGAGFEAGAYMEKAGPLEGEDTSGLEVGGLGLYLMQALMDEVNIHSAECTQVVMTKRLLPLQ
- a CDS encoding DUF948 domain-containing protein, whose amino-acid sequence is MLWEIGVLIAAIAFAILVYYVIEALRSLKYSLDEMRVTLVEVKHEISAIGTEVKGVVQTTNSVADDVNMKLKSLDSLFGSLDDVGHVVQEATSAVKESAVALISSVKTGQKMRKERAVVQAKAEAARPKVAVNSTKTELIAQGATLAAKVLQMLVERKANTAAADNVSRPTAMPNTASSRQ
- the rsbW gene encoding anti-sigma B factor RsbW, which gives rise to MADMKTSVQLTIPAEADYLDIVRLTLYGLAVKLGFEYEQIEDMKVAVGEACNNAIIHGYEHRGSGELHVSFEQQLDGLKICVRDNGTSFNYEQAVNRTAGALHATRLSEAPIGGLGLYMMQALMDHVEVNTTSGTEVILTKLLGRKEEMA
- a CDS encoding sigma-70 family RNA polymerase sigma factor; the encoded protein is MQTYRDEGCNEAATALLVHYEDIVRMAAGKMSRSRPDLYEDLYQVGQMSLLRLFKQYDPSIGIPFEGYAMKSVIGNLKNYLRDRSWYIQVPRRVKEKGSMLQHAIDELTVKLERSPKVEEIAAHLELTQEETIEILAGRDYYHYTSLDTPLTSEGDGASIGDLIANPSDEFKALDMKLDIGEAMKSLKEEEQTVIHLIYQEGQSQRMIADKLGVSQMSVSRIQKRAIEKLRAWL